The Thalassomonas actiniarum genome contains the following window.
CCGTGCCCCTGGAGCAGGCGATTCAACATCAGAAAAAGGTCAACCCCAACCTGGTGGCCGCCCATGAAAATATTCTGGCGCTAACGGCGCAAAACCAATGTTAAGCCAAATAAACTTATCAACACGGCTTACCGCCCCCCTTCCCTTGCCTGCCTTCCCTTGCCAGCTCTTTAGGGCAAAGCTTACGCGGTTAGCTTTTCACAGCAATAACCTGCACCACAGCGGCTTGCCCTGTATGGTATATCCCTTCAACAACACTGCGCTGTAATTCTTTTAAATGAAGAAAATTCAGCTCTGCCAGTTCGCGGCGCAGCATTTGTGCCGTTATCATAGTATCTGCTGAATTCCCGCCCCCGGTGCCAAAACTGAGTTGCTCCGGGGTATAGTTTTCCAGCAGGAGAACCCCTTGAGGTTTTAAAGCCGCCATCACTTTTTCATGCAGCTTTTGCCTAAATGAAGAAGGCAAAGGGCAAAAAATGGAAACAATACCGTCCCATTGGCACTGCCCCGGCTCGTAATCCGCTAAATCAGCATGAATGCATTCTATGCTCACCCCGTTTTCCTGCGCTAATGCTTGCGCTTTAGCCAACCCCACCCGCGACGAGTCCACCGCAGTCACCTGATACCCGAGCCTAGCCATAAAAACAGCGTTACGCCCTTCCCCTTCAGCCAGGCTCAACACTTTACCTTTTGGTATTGCACCAACGTTTTCCTGTAAAAATTCATTAGGCTTAGTGCCGTATGCATACTCTTTTGTCGCGTATCTTTGATCCCACATAAGTTTTCCTTTTTTCTTTATATTGTGCTCAATTAACTTTAAAACTATGATACAAGTTCAAGTCAACTTGAAGTCAAGCACATATTTAAGGGGAAGATCTGTGGATATCGCCAAGGTCGCCAAAGCCAGCGGATTACCGGCCTCAACGCTGAGGTATTATGAAGAAATAGGATTGATTCAATCAAATGGCAGAAACGGCTTACGCAGGCTTTTCCATGCAAGTGTCATTGACAGGTTAGCCCTTATTTCCCTTGGACAAAATGCCGGGTTATCACTCGATCAAATTGGCGGCATGCTGACCGCCAAGGGAGCAGATATAGACAGGGAACTGTTGCTGGCAAAGGCGGATGAACTGGACAAAAAAATCAAAGCGCTGACTTCTATGCGCGACGGACTGCGCCACGCCGCGGCCTGCAAGGCAGAAAATCATTTTCAGTGCCCGAAGTTTTTGAGGCTGTTAAACCTTGCCCCGAAAACACGTTTAAGTAAAGCAAGTAAAAAAGCAGGTTAGCTTTTTGATAACCAACAGGCTTTTGATTCCAGATGCAGTTCTTTGATTTCAGGTAAGGACAATTCATGATCAAAAGCCGCCAGTGCTATCGCCACCCATTCGGGAAAACGCTCACTGCAGCCCCATTCGATATTTGAGCCGCAGCGGCGACAAAATTTACGTAAAATATCCTCAGAGGAGTTATAAACGGATAACTTGTCTTCCCCCTGCAGGTAGTTAACATCATCTCGCCTGAAACGGGCATAGGTGGCGTAAGCCGCCCCGTGCTGCTTTCGGCACATAGTACAATGGCAATGCGATACCTTAACCGGCTCGGCATCGATTTGGAGTTTTATCGCGCCACAAAGGCAGCTGGCTTTATTCATCTTCAATTCCCTGACTCATCACTCTCTTACTATACAAGCCATTGATAGTTAATGTAAATAAAGACAGAAAAGATTAAAACTTGGTTTGAAAACTTAATTCAACCGCTCTTGGCGGGGCAATGCCTATTTGGTTGGGATAAAAGATATCGCCCCAGGGGGCATAGTCTTCATCCAGTATATTACGGGCATTGATAGAGATGCGTAACTTGTCCAGGGTATAGGCGGCAAAGGCATTCACCACCATATAATCCTGTAAGGTGACGGTATTTTCAAAGTTAGTATGGCGTTTGCTTATGTAACGCACTCCCCCGCCCAACTCCAGCGGTAACCCGGCAATGTTATTAACACTGAACCAGGCATTGGCCACCCACTTGGGTACATTCGGCGGGGTATTGCCGCTGGCATCAACACCAAAGTCCGGATCCAGGTAATCCTCATACTTAGCCCGGGTATAGGCAAAATTTCCCCCCACCCGCCAGTTTTGCGATAAACGCCCGGAAGCGGCAAACTCTATCCCTTTCGCCACCTGGCTGCCTGAATTCCCCACACTATCATGTGTCACCAGCAAGAGAATATTTTCCCGTTTAGTTTTATAAATCGCCGAGGTCATTTCGATGTTGCCGTCGGCGGATACCGATTTAACACCCAGCTCAAGCTGGCTGATATCGGTAAAATCAAAGTTTTCATTGGCGTTAACCAGGTAGATATTTGAACCCACGGGATCATGGCCGGTGCTGAACTGGCCATAGACAGAGAGATTTTCTGTCAGCTGATAACTCGATGCCAGCCGGTAAGAAGTGGGTTTAAACGTTCTTTTAAAGCTGTCTTCAACAATAAAAATGCCATTTTCATCAAAATTATCCCGGGTGGTATCAATGAAATCTTTACGTATTCCCAGGGATAAATGCCAGTCATCGTTGAGAAACACAGTATCTTCAACCATGATGGCAAACTCATCTATTTTGGTCGGACTGAGCCTTTTATCAAGCGGACCAAACAGGCCGGCGACGGGTTGGTACGGATCAACACTGTCGCCGTCAGGAAATCCACGGGCACGTTCAAAATCTGTGCGGGCATAGTCCAGCCCGATCGTCAACTGATGCTCAACTTGACCGAGCAAGTGTTCGATATTGATATCGAGTTGGTTGCCGTAAAATTGATGATCATGGAAGACAAAAAACCTGTCCCGGTCGAGCAAAGAGGTTTGTGGGTTAAAAACATAGCTTTCGGCATTTTTCCATGCCCGGTCGGCGCTAAAGTGAAACAAAGTATTTTTCACTTTTACCCTGCTGCTTGGCTGCCAGTTAGCCGTGATTTTGCTCCATAAATGCTCAGAATCCGATCTTTGGTCGTCAATATTATAATTATTAAACCTTAACTGCTGATCCAGTACCGAGCCATTATCAGTGTTGATAATCCCCGAAATGGGCTCCCGGGAAAAAGGTGCCGGTACCAGCGGGGTCCCCCAGTAAGCGGGTAAGTCATCGTCTAAATAATCAAAACTGAGCAGCATATCCAATGACGGCGACACCTGCCACAGCATGGACGCTGTGATATTAAAGGAATAAGAGTCAGTATCATCAACCCAACCGTTAGAGGCAGCACGGTTAATATCAACACGATAGGCCAGCTTATCGGTAACAGGTCCGGAGCGGCCAATGCCCCATTCGCTGCTGTCAAAGCGGCTATAGGCGCCAAACAATTCGGTGGCGCTTTCCTGGCCAATCACAGGCTTTTTGGTGATCATATTGATAATACCGGAAGCCGTTGGCGCAGCAAAATGTAAAGAAGCCGGCCCTTTTAAAATCTCCACCTGCTGCAGGTTAAAGGTATTATGTGGCCGCATTGTCATAGATGCCGGGCCAAGGCGGATACCGTCGCGCAATACAATAACAGAGTCGCGGATAAAACCGCGCATGGAAAAGCTCGACGGCTCTGCCGGTGACTCCCCGGAAATCACCCCGACAAGATGTTCGGCCGCTTCGGTAACCGTTTTCAACCCCCTGGCACGCATGGTCCGGCTGTTGATCACTTCCACCGATAACGGCAGTTGCATCGCGCTCAGCTCAAAGGGATTGGCGGTTTTTATCGCCTGCCCCAGGCCAAGGTCGCGTACCGCGGCCCCGGCAATGTCGATTTCCAGCAATGCCTTTAACGATAACTCCGGCATATATTCATCTATCGGCTCTTGGGCAGTCGCAGGAGGTAAACCGATAAAAAACAGGAAAATAAAATAAACCCGTCGGGAGCACAAAAGCATAACGTCCCCTAAGTTATAGTGATAATAATAGCCAGGTTTATTTTCTAGTATAGAGCCTATTGGCGGGTACGGGACAAATACAAGCCTGGATTACAGGGGGAGGCAGGGGAATGGCTGTTTTTTGCAAAGGATTTTTTACAGCTAACTCCCCCTTAGCCGGGATAACATCAAGGGCTATTTGTCATCCCTATACCGGTCTGAGGGGCAGTAAAAATTTAGCGATTGAGAACCGCTAACAGTTAATCGCCTGTTTTACCTTCTCTTTATAGCTGCGGCTGACTTTAAGCTCTTTGCCGTTTTTCATCACCAGGAAATATTCACCGTTTAACTGGCTGCAAAACTTTTCGATATAGTTTTTGTTAACCATGCTGGAGCGGTGACTGCGGATAAAAACTTTCGGATCCAGGATCTCTTCCAGCTGCTTCATGGTTTTACGCAATATATGGGTGCCCTCGCCGGTATAAACACACATATAATCCCCCGCGGCATCTATCCATAAGATATCTTTGACCATCACCCGGGTAACTTCGCCGCCATCTTTAATCGCCAAGACATCGGTATACTGGGTCAGGTTTTCACTCAATTTGTCCCCGTCATTACTGGCGAGCTGTTCCAGTATTTTTTCACAGTCGTTGCCGGTCACATCACTGACCAGGCGCACCAGTTTAGACTTATGATCACTGTCCTGCTGCACTTGCTTATGCTGGCGTATTTTATCGAGTGCCTGGCTTAACCTCAGTTCATCCACAGGTTTTAACAGGTAATCTATGGCATGTACTTCAAACGCTTTAATGGCATATTGATCAAAAGCGGTCACAAACACCACCATAGGCATGGGCAGTCCCTGTGCGATAATTTGCTCGATCACGCCAAACCCGTCCAAACCCGGCATCTGGATATCGAGAAACATCAGCTCCACCTGACCGCCGGCAAGGGTTTCAATCGCCTCACGGCCGTTACTGCACTGGGCCTGAATATCAATATCGCTGTGGGCTTGCAAACGTACCGCTAAGCCTTTTCTGGCAAGGGGCTCGTCATCAACTATGATGGTTGATAGTGGGCTGTTCATTACTACTGTCCTAACTCATACGGGATGCGGATATTTACTTTAACACCTGAAGGCTGATTATTGGAGACCACAAGGGAAAAATTATCCCGGTAAAGGGCCTGTAACCGCTCGCGGCTGTTCACTAAGCCCACCCCGCACTCACGGAATAAGTTGCCGTTTTTGATCTCTGCCCCCGGGCCGTCGTCTGCCAGTTCAATCAAGAGGTCATTGCCAAAACGGCTGACCGAGACGGTAATGCTGCCTCCCTGCTCCTGCACGGCAATGGCATGTTTAATCGCGTTTTCCGCCAGGGGTTGTAAAATCATGCTCGGCACTAAAGCCTGCTGACATTCTTCATCAATATTAAAATGTACCTGCAAACGTTCTTCAAAACGCACCTTTTCAATATCCAGGTATAAGGACAGCGCCTGAATTTCACTTTGCAGTGTCACCCGTTTCATCGGATCCTTATCCAGGGAGTAGCGTAAAAATTCGCTGAGCTTAGTCACCATGCCATTGGCCAGATCATTTTCTTTCACCAAAATCAAAGTGGAAATGGCGTTAAGGGTATTAAAAAGAAAATGCGGATTCAGCTGATAGCGCAGCATTTTCAGCTGGGCCTGATGGGCGACGGTATTGGCCTTAAGCACATTCTGCCGCTCTTTTTGCAGCATCTGGTAATACTTGATACCGAAATACAAACCGCTCCAGCTAAGGATGATATAAAACGCCCAGACACTGGATTTGGTATACAAAAGCCAAAAATCAGGCCGGTAGCCGTGTTTATAGATTTCCCAATAATTGAAATTTTTCACCACCTGCCACAGGACACCGGTAGCATAAGAGGCCAGGATCACCACGATGGCTATTTTAAGCGGCGATAAATTCCAGGCCCGGCGGTAAATATAGCGCAGGGGCACAGTGAATAACCAGCCGGCATAGGCATTGAGAAAAATGATGATGACAAAGATATCACGGGAGTCATGCAACAATGACCCGAGATAATGTACTAAGGCAAAACCAAACCAGCCTGCTGTATGTAATAACCAAAAAAAGCGGTTATTGTTTTCGACTAAATCTTTCCAATTCACACAAAATAACCAATAACATGTCCTAACGATATTATGCGCCGCTTCCCTTGGTGACGCACTACCATTAATCGTAACTTCTCAGCAGCTTATCTCATTCTCCGGGTAAAAATCAGCAAAAAGTTGATGAAAGCTGCCATCGGCCAGGGCAAGTTCGTCCAGCAGGACAAACTGACGGCTTGCCTGCACCATAAATTGCTTGTCGCCGCTTTCGTGCTGATACACCAGATACCACAAGGCATTGATCAAATAGCAAAATGCCAGATAGTGACAAAGTTTGTCGCTGTATTGGCCATTCAACAAAAAAGTATTAAGCGGTACTTGCTCAAGCAGCGCCAGCATATCCGGCTGCGGGATCTCATTGACCGCGATCAGCATCGCCAAATCAAACTCTTTTTCCGCCAGGGCGCAGCATTCAAAGTCGATTAACCAGGCCGTGCTTGTCTCAATCGCCTTATCTGTATCCCCTGGCTGTGTTGCCAGAAGAATATTGGAGAAGTTGATATCCCCATGGCAGGGAACCAAAGGACCGGGTGTGATCCCGGCTGTGATTTTCCCTGTCAGTTTATTCACCTGCGCCTCCTGGGCCACCGTTAATTCACCGGATAAGGCAGAGGCTAATTCGCTTATCACCAGCGCCATATCCAACACCGGCAAGGCCACCTCCAGCTGATGGCAAGAAGCCATTAAATCCAGGGCTAAGGCAGCTTTTTCACGGATGTTAAGTGTACTTGATGATAACGGCTCACCGTCAATATAGCGACAAATAAGGTAATCGGGATCCTGATAAACCACAGCAGGAGAAATACCGGCCTTGGCCGCCGCCAAAGAAAACGACACTTCATTGTCAGCGCCGGGCAGCAAGTCTTCCTTATCAAAGACCTCATCACCGCCGCTAGAGTGCCCGGCAAAGCTCTTTACAAAACTCTTCACAAAAAAAGCCTGCCCGCGGTCAATCACCTTGACGCAGGCCTGGCTATAACCGGAAGTGATCGCAGTAATGCTGTCAATATGATGAAAACAAGGCAAGCTGCTTAATGCATCATAAGCCGGGGCAGTATCTTGTATAACAGGTAAGGCCATAGGGGTATAGACTAAGTTAAGGCAACTTTAGCTTCGCCGGAAAAGCTTTGTTTCCAATGATAGTAACCATAAGCGGCGATAACGACATACAGGCCAAAAAGCACTGCGGTCGGGGTCAGGTCTTTTTCCAGGTACAGATAAATCGACACCAGATCAATCACCACCCAGTACAACCAATTCTCCAGGACTTTTTGCGCTACCAGGTAAGTGGCAAAAACCGCAAACACCGTAGTTGCACTGTCAAAATAGGGAAAATGTGCCTGAGTATAATTGGCCATCACATAACCCAGGCCAAGACTGACAAGTGCTAACACGGCAATCACCTTAAGGTGCAAGAGCAGCGGCCAGCTCTGGATCCCCTCCCCTCCCTGTTCGGCGGTGCTGACATTGTTAACGGGCATATTCTTGCTCTTTTGCCAGCAAAACCAGCCATAGACAGCCATCAGCAAATAATACACCTGCAGCAGGGAGTCCATAAATAAATAGACATCATAAAAAATGGCGGTGTAAATCGCGGTGCTGATAAAAGCCGCCGGCCAGCACCAGACATTGCCTTTTGCCGCCAGCACCACATAAAGCAAGGAGGTTAATACCGCCGCCAGCTCCAGCAAAGGCAGGGAAGTAAAATAGTTTACCGTTTCCAAAAATACAGCTTCAGTCATTATTGCTATCAACCTTTTTCTGCTTCAACTACAGAGCGGTCGCCGTTAATAAATTTACAAACAAACACTGCGGCATCAACATTTTGGTGCACCTGTTTAATTTCTGCCATCACATGGCTTACCGCCAGGTCATAGTCGCCAAAAACCTGGGTGCTCATGCCATTGGTCACGACTTTAAGGCCATCAATGCCCCGCAGCCGTTTGATAAAGGCCCAGATCTCATCTTTAAACTTAAGCTCGGCCAGGGGATACAAGCTGATCTCAATTGATATTTTCATCGTTTATCTCCTCATTACCCTCTTTAGATAAGGTTAACCTTATCTGTCCGCAAAGGTTTATACCAGTGCTTGCGCGGTTTATCCAACCCCCGCCAAACACGCAAATGCCACTTTCACCGCGAAAGTGGCATTTTATGCAGATATGTTCAACCAGTGAATTAAATTAACTCAGGTTAAAATTCATAACTCGCGGTTATCCCCAACTGACGCGGCGCACCGTAACGGACATATTTTTTATTGGCCCAGTCAAGGTCGGGCTCATTGCCAAAATAAAAGCCACGGGTGCCGTATTTTTCATCGGTCAGGTTACGGGCCCAGAGATAAACCGCCCATTGATCGGCTTCATAACCGATACGGGCATTGACTAAATTACTGCCGTCGGCTTTCTCATCGTGGCTGTCGGAGTAATAGAAATCACTCTTGCCGGATAAGCTGACATGGCTGAACCAGCCGTTATCCGCGCGGTAGGTCAGCCCGGCACTGTAGGTATATTCCGGGGCATGGGCCAGTTCACGGTCGGAAATGTCCACTTCGCTACCGTATTTATCCTGATAGGCATAATCATCGTAACTGGCATTGAGATAACCGATACTGGCATCAAAGCTCAGTTGCTGGTTTATCGCCCAGTTCAGATCAAACTCCACCCCGTAACTGGTTGAACTGGCGGCATTGGCGGTATAAATAATAAAACGCTGCGGCTCGTCCGGATTTTGCTGCGAGGCATTCACTTGCTGATCTTGCCTGTCCATATAAAACACGGCAAGGTTAGTGCTCAGTCCCAGCTCGGCAAACTGGCTTTTTAATCCCAGCTCATAGTTGATCAGGGTTTCGGTATCAAACTCTTTATAGCGGCTCAGCTCTCCCGGCAAACCCATATTAAAACCACCGGCCTTATAACCCTTTGAAATGCGGGCATAAGCGCCATGCTCGTTGTTTAATTGCTTGCTCAGGGCAAGATGGCCGCCCCACATGTTTTCAGAAGGCGAGAATTCATCTCCCTGGCTGTCATCATAATCTGTGCTGCGGTGCTCAAAACGCAGGCCGGCAGACAGCTGATAACCCCGGCTTAACTCGCTGTCGAGCTGAGCAAAAATGGCAACATTTTCAGCCTGGTATTCTGAATCCAGTACTTCGTCCGGCCAGCCGTTATAGCTGGAGTCGAGATCATTTTCTTCATCCAGTTTACTGAAATAGAGGCCACCGAGCCAGTCGGTGCTGCCGTTAAAGAGCCGTCCCGATTCGTTAGAGCTTAACCTGATTTCCTGGCTGTAGCTGGTGCGCTCTGCCCGCTTATCCCAAAGATAATCATAGGTACAACCTATCATATCGTCAGACTCGCCGTTGCCGTTTTCATCGTAATAATCCACGCACGGCTTGCTTTGCCAGTACTCGGGGTTGGCCCAGTCGCCGTCATAGGCGTGTTGATGGTCGGTATCGCTCATGCTGGTGATAGATGTTAAGACAAACTGCTCAAACCCGGTATACCGGGCTTTAACGGCCAACCCGTTTGATTGCTGGTTATCGACACCCGGCTGATCCGATAAGGTATCAAAACCATTGTTGTCTAAGGTCCAGGCATCAAAGCCGTTGTCTAAATCCGCGTGCAGATAAGTCAAGTCCAGCGTCAATTCATCTGAGGCCAGGTAACGCAGCTTTAACTTACCGGTAAATTCATCGATACCATTGCTATCGTCACGGCCCAGGTACTTGTTGTCCCGGTAACCGTTTTGTTTATGCTGCTCAAACACCGCCCGGTAAAATAACTTTTCGGTAACGGGCCCTGAGCTATAACCGCTATAGGTTTGCAAATCGTCATCGCCCAGGGTGGTTTGCACCCCGTGTTCAAAGGTTTCGGTCGGGGCATTTGACTGGATATATATCAATCCGGCAAGGGCATTGGCGCCATAACGCGTGCCCTGCGGGCCGCGCAGCACTTCAACCTGGCCGACATCATACATATTCGCCGCCATCCCTAAACCGGACATGTCGATATCATCAAGGATAAAACCAACAGATGAATTTGGCGCACCGCGATATTCAGAGCGCTCGCCTACCCCGCGGATCTGGAAATATTTAGGCCTGGAGGTACCGCCGGCAAAATTAAGGTTGGCCACCTTATTGATCACTTCTTCAAAGTGCTGGCCGCCTTCGTCGATAATTTGCTGCTGATCGATCACCGCGACACTCACCGGCACTTCGGCCAGGCTCTGCTGCCTGAAATCTGAGGTGACGGTAATGTGCTCAAGATCATTGTCAAATGAAAAAGCAAGGGGTTGGTACAAGGCCGCGCTTATGGCGATAACCAGTGGAGATTTAAACATAATTACTTCAATTCTTTTGGGAATTGACGCAAGGAAATTTGGGAAGTTATAACGCCGGTTTATGTGCTCACCAGGCTATTTTTCAACCATTCCTACGCCAGTACTATCCGGTTCAGGTTCTAAGGGTTCGAATCTTTCGTCTCAGCACGGTTTTGATGGTTTATTATCCGTATAACGCATAATAAACCATCATAACCAGGCACCCCTTGGCTCGGCAGGCATATTAGCAATTTATTGCTAAATGTCCACCACAGAAGGTAAATAATTTTAGCTTAAAATACTTAGGGTAAATCCCTACAAAAAGCAGGTATTTGGCAATATTCACTATCACCGGCTATAAATGTTCGCAACCAGGTGAAGATCATCACCTAGACTCAACACAGAGATTTATTTTATCCGGGTCAGCAAACGGGGAACACCAATGAAAGTCGCCTTTACTCCGGGGAAAAATATTGCCATAAAAACCCCCGCACATGAATACGCCGCTGTAGTGCATTTTTATCAAGAAGTCTTGGGATTCAAACAATTACCCCATAATGCCGGCGATCCCTTTGAGTCCGTCTGCTTTGCCTTTGGCGATAAAGTGCTTTGGATAGATAAAATAACCGGCATCAGTCAGTCGGAAATCTGGCTGGAAATCATCTCAGACGATATACCGGCGGCAAAAAAACACCTTGAACAAGCCGGTTGCAGCATCAGAAACGAGATCGAAGCGCTGCCCAATGATCTCAATGCTTTCTGGCTCAGCAGCCCGTCTAATATCATTCATTTAGTGACCGATAAATAACGCTATCACCATTCGTTAGCTCTCACTCCCGCCTGCCCGGCCCTATCCCGTACGGCTATTGTCCGCCCCTATATGCTGTATTTTTTTACAATTTTTAATTCTTCATATTCAATACGTTAGTAAATAAAACTTTCTGGTTTTCAAATAAAGCAAAAAAGTTTTAGCAAAACGAGTGAGATAGTCTACCGGCTGCCAACACTAACTAAGTGTTCCAACATGAACACAATTAAAACAGGAGAAATAGAATGCGTTGGCAAGTCAACAATAACAGCCCCAGACCCCGATACACGGTTACACCCTGCATCTTATATGTACATGAAAAGCCATTAGCAGTTCGCACCGGCTGATCAGGCAAGCGAATAACAACAACAGCTCATAGATGTAAGGGGGTGATATTCATCAAGCCTTTGTTAAGAAGTACAAGGCTTACACAGTGCCATATAAACACACAAACATAATATTTATTTCGATGCCGGACCATGCGCTTGAGACGCCGGATTCTGAGTATCGTCAGCTAATTTAAACTTGATTAAAGCAAGAGGAAACAACCATGACTTTTGAAGAAATTGAAATCGTAGATGCACCATCTGATGCCGAATTTTGGGGCGGTGTCGCCGGCGGCGTCGTGATCGGGGTAGCGGTTGGTTTACTGTTCGTTTCGTAACCACTGCACCACAACTACAACTTAATTTAACCAATTAACTTATTCATTTTAGAAGGAAAGTATTATGACTTTTTCAGAAATCGAAATCATTGAAGCACCAGTATCCGATACCTCAGCGGGTGTCGCCACAGGCATTGGTATCGGCTTAGCCCTCGTTGGACTTATGTTCATCAGTTAAGCAAAACACACTCTGGGGCCTTAGCGCAGTTTGCTCTGGTCCCTTAATTTTAGCTAACAGCACATAAATTAAGGGGGACGGTTTGAACTTAGCATTAAAGAAATCCATTAACTTTTATCCGCTCGAACAAGGCATATACCATGTCTACGATGCCTCAACTTCCCGGCATTTCAAATTAGGCGAGCAGGAAGTTAACTGGCTTAAACTACTCGACGGCAAAACACCGGTTGAAGCCTTAAGGGGCCTTATTCCGCTGGAGTACTTCGATAAATTTATCAAGACAGTTCAGCACCTGGATTTACTCGAAGGGGAAAGTAAAAAAGAGCCGTTTTCACCGCTTAAAATCAAGGTGTTTAACCTCGACCCCTCCAGGTTTATCGACAACAGCGGCAAGTTTGCCCTTTATTTCAGCCACTTTCTTAACTGGTGCAGCCTGCCGCTGCTGGTTATCAATGTACTTATGGTCGCCCTGCTGGTGCCCCAGGTACAAAACATCCGGGAAACCCTGACCTTTGACACCTTTACCGTAATTTTTTACTTTTTTGCCATTTTAGTCACAGGCATAGTACACGAAGGCGCCCATGCCCTGGTGGCAAAATCCTTTAATGTCAAAGTGCCCCAGGTCGGCATGATGCTGTTTT
Protein-coding sequences here:
- a CDS encoding TonB-dependent receptor, producing the protein MLLCSRRVYFIFLFFIGLPPATAQEPIDEYMPELSLKALLEIDIAGAAVRDLGLGQAIKTANPFELSAMQLPLSVEVINSRTMRARGLKTVTEAAEHLVGVISGESPAEPSSFSMRGFIRDSVIVLRDGIRLGPASMTMRPHNTFNLQQVEILKGPASLHFAAPTASGIINMITKKPVIGQESATELFGAYSRFDSSEWGIGRSGPVTDKLAYRVDINRAASNGWVDDTDSYSFNITASMLWQVSPSLDMLLSFDYLDDDLPAYWGTPLVPAPFSREPISGIINTDNGSVLDQQLRFNNYNIDDQRSDSEHLWSKITANWQPSSRVKVKNTLFHFSADRAWKNAESYVFNPQTSLLDRDRFFVFHDHQFYGNQLDINIEHLLGQVEHQLTIGLDYARTDFERARGFPDGDSVDPYQPVAGLFGPLDKRLSPTKIDEFAIMVEDTVFLNDDWHLSLGIRKDFIDTTRDNFDENGIFIVEDSFKRTFKPTSYRLASSYQLTENLSVYGQFSTGHDPVGSNIYLVNANENFDFTDISQLELGVKSVSADGNIEMTSAIYKTKRENILLLVTHDSVGNSGSQVAKGIEFAASGRLSQNWRVGGNFAYTRAKYEDYLDPDFGVDASGNTPPNVPKWVANAWFSVNNIAGLPLELGGGVRYISKRHTNFENTVTLQDYMVVNAFAAYTLDKLRISINARNILDEDYAPWGDIFYPNQIGIAPPRAVELSFQTKF
- a CDS encoding helix-turn-helix domain-containing protein, with product MDIAKVAKASGLPASTLRYYEEIGLIQSNGRNGLRRLFHASVIDRLALISLGQNAGLSLDQIGGMLTAKGADIDRELLLAKADELDKKIKALTSMRDGLRHAAACKAENHFQCPKFLRLLNLAPKTRLSKASKKAG
- a CDS encoding phosphotransferase gives rise to the protein MALPVIQDTAPAYDALSSLPCFHHIDSITAITSGYSQACVKVIDRGQAFFVKSFVKSFAGHSSGGDEVFDKEDLLPGADNEVSFSLAAAKAGISPAVVYQDPDYLICRYIDGEPLSSSTLNIREKAALALDLMASCHQLEVALPVLDMALVISELASALSGELTVAQEAQVNKLTGKITAGITPGPLVPCHGDINFSNILLATQPGDTDKAIETSTAWLIDFECCALAEKEFDLAMLIAVNEIPQPDMLALLEQVPLNTFLLNGQYSDKLCHYLAFCYLINALWYLVYQHESGDKQFMVQASRQFVLLDELALADGSFHQLFADFYPENEISC
- a CDS encoding sensor histidine kinase, whose product is MNWKDLVENNNRFFWLLHTAGWFGFALVHYLGSLLHDSRDIFVIIIFLNAYAGWLFTVPLRYIYRRAWNLSPLKIAIVVILASYATGVLWQVVKNFNYWEIYKHGYRPDFWLLYTKSSVWAFYIILSWSGLYFGIKYYQMLQKERQNVLKANTVAHQAQLKMLRYQLNPHFLFNTLNAISTLILVKENDLANGMVTKLSEFLRYSLDKDPMKRVTLQSEIQALSLYLDIEKVRFEERLQVHFNIDEECQQALVPSMILQPLAENAIKHAIAVQEQGGSITVSVSRFGNDLLIELADDGPGAEIKNGNLFRECGVGLVNSRERLQALYRDNFSLVVSNNQPSGVKVNIRIPYELGQ
- the pnuC gene encoding nicotinamide riboside transporter PnuC; amino-acid sequence: MTEAVFLETVNYFTSLPLLELAAVLTSLLYVVLAAKGNVWCWPAAFISTAIYTAIFYDVYLFMDSLLQVYYLLMAVYGWFCWQKSKNMPVNNVSTAEQGGEGIQSWPLLLHLKVIAVLALVSLGLGYVMANYTQAHFPYFDSATTVFAVFATYLVAQKVLENWLYWVVIDLVSIYLYLEKDLTPTAVLFGLYVVIAAYGYYHWKQSFSGEAKVALT
- a CDS encoding LytR/AlgR family response regulator transcription factor; translated protein: MNSPLSTIIVDDEPLARKGLAVRLQAHSDIDIQAQCSNGREAIETLAGGQVELMFLDIQMPGLDGFGVIEQIIAQGLPMPMVVFVTAFDQYAIKAFEVHAIDYLLKPVDELRLSQALDKIRQHKQVQQDSDHKSKLVRLVSDVTGNDCEKILEQLASNDGDKLSENLTQYTDVLAIKDGGEVTRVMVKDILWIDAAGDYMCVYTGEGTHILRKTMKQLEEILDPKVFIRSHRSSMVNKNYIEKFCSQLNGEYFLVMKNGKELKVSRSYKEKVKQAINC
- a CDS encoding GFA family protein yields the protein MNKASCLCGAIKLQIDAEPVKVSHCHCTMCRKQHGAAYATYARFRRDDVNYLQGEDKLSVYNSSEDILRKFCRRCGSNIEWGCSERFPEWVAIALAAFDHELSLPEIKELHLESKACWLSKS
- a CDS encoding SAM-dependent methyltransferase, whose protein sequence is MWDQRYATKEYAYGTKPNEFLQENVGAIPKGKVLSLAEGEGRNAVFMARLGYQVTAVDSSRVGLAKAQALAQENGVSIECIHADLADYEPGQCQWDGIVSIFCPLPSSFRQKLHEKVMAALKPQGVLLLENYTPEQLSFGTGGGNSADTMITAQMLRRELAELNFLHLKELQRSVVEGIYHTGQAAVVQVIAVKS